AAATGTCGATTTTAAGAGTCAACATGTAACAACTCACCAATGTTTTGAAAACATCTTTTATACGTGCAGCTAAGGTCACGCTGGAACCATTTCAGAAGATAACCACCTCTTCAGCAAGGCGGTCTCACAGTTTTTCCATAAATAAGCAGAGATTCCTAGCGGTGGTCAGCTTTGATACACAGTGTGACGTGTATCGATTCAAAGCCTCCAAGTTTGTCCTGGCGCAGCAGGTCAAAGTGAGCAATGCCAATGCAGCAAAGTTCTTTGAAATTGACGGACAATATTTCCTTGCCATTGCGAAGTTTGTCGACGGGACACAGTATGCGACAAATTCTCCCGTACTGAAATGGAATAATGCCACCCAGAAgtttgaaaactttcaaaagttcaagtcaATTGGAGGATTTGACTTTGAACACTTTAGTGTGAAATCATCCAAGAATGAGATTTTACACTTCCTAGCGCTGGCTAACGCCTACGATGGCATAAAGTATTCGGTCAACAGTACTGTATATCTTTGGAATGCCTCCCAGAAACAGTTTGAACACTTTCAAGATCTTGCCACAGAGGGCGCACATCATTTTGCACCGATCATTTGGCAGGGTAACATGTACCTTGCTGTCGCCAATTATGTCAGCAAATCAGTAGTCTACAAATTGAAGGCTGATGACAGTGAATTTGAACTGTATCAAAGCTTGCCAGGAACGGACTATGGATCCTGGGCCTCCGTGCCGGTCTACATGAATGGCTCGTTGTACCTTATCGATGTCATTTATGAAATTGatcaaaaatacaaacagaaaTCACCACTGTTTGTGTGGAAGAACAATACCTTTGTAGTATCCACCACAATCCCCTCAGAAGGTACAACCATGATGTGTCCATTCACTGTAAACAAGGGCCTGTATCTGGTGCTGTCCAACTATTTCGATGGCAACACGTACAACATTATGTCATCAGTGGACCAGGTCCAGGACAGCAAAACTGTGACCCACATGCTAGATATTGCCACCCACGGTTCCTACTCCTGTCATACCTTTGAGATGAATGGAACAGTCATGGTGATGTTTTCAAACAGTTATGATGACAAGACCACCAAACTGGACTCCATCATCTACAAAGTAGCTGCTGCAGAGAATTAGAGATAAGAAATCACAAACAACAATTCACAAGTTACCACAAATCATGACACAAGGGGGCGCTTGCCCAGATGCTGATATCAACTCTGTTACATGACagtttttaattgaaaatatcttGCTGAAAAAAGAACAAGTGTAAATGAAAGAATGagcattttttatcatttatacAGCAGCTTTATTTCTTATGCTCTTAAAGAAGCACTGTGACAAGAATTTCATGATGTTAGCGTCAAAAACAACAATGTACTTAAAATGTAAGATGCTTTATGATTCAAGTTGGACTTTACTGTTGTAGCTTTTGTTTATCAACAATATTCAGATTCTCCAAGAAAGGAAGGTGCAGATATGGAACATATCTCTCTGTTCTCTTGCATTATTGATTTTAAGATCTGAAAAAGAAATGCAGCTAACATAAAGGTTTTTAGACGACGTAAACTGTGAGTTCAATATTATAACCTGCACTATCAAATTTGCTTGAAAAGTCTTTCAGAGTGAAATCTTCGTTTTATAGAGATTTTATGTCAAAGAATTCCAACCATGACTTGAATTCAATCACTGATAATAGCCTGGAGTTGATTGGTTGTAAATTTATCGGGATTTTACTTTTGTTAGCATCTATGTTGGAGTTCTGTCTCGTGCCAGGTTGCCATTTCTGCCCAAATATCAAAAGAGCACAGTGATTGACTGAAAGGCAAAGTTTGATTCCAGACTAACAAAACAAAGTACTTCCAATGAGAAGGAAATTGGTTTTAGTTCTTCAGTGAAATTTTTCTTTCAGATTTTCTCTTCAAAACAGTCCATGAAGTAGTAGATGATGGTTGCAGCATGCCGTAATTTCAATACTTTTTGAGCTCAAAATTGTTCTTGCCAACAGTGGACATTGTCAAACTTTGACTGACAGGCTGGGGAAGGGAAACTTGTCTTAAAATAATAGTTTTTCTCCCTGGTCATCTACTGTGTGTATCAAGTGCATACCAATGAGGACTGAGTAATTTTAGTACAGATTGTTAGATAAAACTTAAGAATGTCCATATATacagtttttatgaacatatatTTGCTAAGAAAATTGTGAGTTTTAGCTAATTGTTTTACTGTACACAAAGAGAAACAACAAATGGCTGCTTATGTATTTATCAATGATGATTAGGttaacattttgcaaaatggctgcatttttttcaagatatcccacaatgcactgtCCCATCAGGGAGGACCCATATAGGGATTAACATCACAGTATGCATTGTGTGAGTGGACAGTTTGCCCATGCATCAAGTAGTATcggtttcagaatttttacaaagtTGCCTTGAGCAGTTTGCACTTCTGTTACATTACTTTCTTACCTTACTAGATTGACTTAATATTATTATAACAACTATTGTTTTGTAACTGACGAAGCCCCTACATCACTATTGTTTAGTTTCACCGAGTACCCTATCTGAACTTTC
Above is a window of Ptychodera flava strain L36383 chromosome 19, AS_Pfla_20210202, whole genome shotgun sequence DNA encoding:
- the LOC139119396 gene encoding thrombospondin-type laminin G domain and EAR repeat-containing protein-like: MTSKLEILLLAAIFVGLPDTFEGSATIDAVIYPRSHADSVGAKVTLEPFQKITTSSARRSHSFSINKQRFLAVVSFDTQCDVYRFKASKFVLAQQVKVSNANAAKFFEIDGQYFLAIAKFVDGTQYATNSPVLKWNNATQKFENFQKFKSIGGFDFEHFSVKSSKNEILHFLALANAYDGIKYSVNSTVYLWNASQKQFEHFQDLATEGAHHFAPIIWQGNMYLAVANYVSKSVVYKLKADDSEFELYQSLPGTDYGSWASVPVYMNGSLYLIDVIYEIDQKYKQKSPLFVWKNNTFVVSTTIPSEGTTMMCPFTVNKGLYLVLSNYFDGNTYNIMSSVDQVQDSKTVTHMLDIATHGSYSCHTFEMNGTVMVMFSNSYDDKTTKLDSIIYKVAAAEN